The region TCGGGGCAAGAATAAGGCTTTATCCCACCGTGGCGAGGATTGGGAAGGTCTCTAGCAGCCAGAAAGAGAAGGTCGTGAAAGCCCCAGTCAGCAGCGCCAGCCCCACCAGAACCAGCAGCCCGCCCATGATCCGTTCAATCAGTTTCATATGCGGTTTGATCCGGTTCATCAGTGTCATCGCGCGGGTGATGAACATAGCGGCCAATAGAAAGGGAATACCAAGACCTGCCGCATAGACGCCCAGCAAAAGCGTCCCGCGAGAGACTGAGGCCTCACTGGCCGCGAGCGACAGGATCGCGCCGAGCTGCGGGCCAATACAGGGCGTCCAGCCAAAGGCGAAAGCCAGCCCCAGAACATAGGCACCGAAACTCGATCCACCTTTATCACCTGCGTCCAAACGCGCCTCTTGATCAAGAAACGGTATGCGGAACAGACCCACAAAATGCAGGCCAAAGACAATGATCACCACGCCTGAGATTTTGGCAAAGAGCGCCTGATTTTGCAGAAAGAACATCCCGAACGCCGAGGCGGTAAAGCCCAAAAGGATGAACACCGTGCTCAGCCCCAGCACAAAGAACAACGCCGCTACGACCGCGCGCCGCCGGGCGCTGGATTGGCTGGACATGTCGTTAATCGACACGCCCCCCATATAGGCCAGATAGGGAGGCACAATGGGCAGAACGCAGGGCGACAGGAAGCTGAAAATCCCGGCGATCAGGGCGATTGTCATGGCGGGCAAAAGCCCGGCGTCGAGGAGGCTGATTTCAAACATGACTGACTCCTAGACCGAGAGCGGCCCGGCGTCACCTGTCATATTGTCACAAGATCGTGGACCTTGAGAAACTCTTGGATTAACTGATCCTATGAAGATCGAAAAACTAGATGCCACGGGGCTGCTCTGCCCCCTGCCCGTGCTGAAAGCCCGCAAGCGACTGGCCGCTTTGGCGCCGGGCGATCAACTCCATATGCATGCTGATGATCCGGCTGCCGTGATCGATGTGCCGCATTTTTGCGTTGAGGCCGGGCATGAGTTGACCGAAACCCGGACCGAAGGCGCGGTGGAACTCTACGTCATTACAAAGGGCGGCTAAGACGCATCCGCGTACGCGGCGTCGCTACCTTTTACATGATCAAAACGAAGACGGCGGGCCCTAAGGCCCGCCGTTTCTGTTTAAGTGCCGTGGTTCAGCTGCCCAGCGACCACCAGCCCCGGCGCTTGGGCTTGGGTTTCTCGACGGGCTGCTCTTGGACCTGTTCCGCAGCGGGTTCAGGCGTGGCTTCCGCTGCCGGAGCCTCAGCAGCTACGGTCTGCGGGACAGGCTCGGGTTGAGGCGCAGGCTGCGGCTCTTCCGCGACAGGCGTTGCCGTTTCCGGCGACGGTGCCGCGATTGGCGCGTCACTGGGCAAAGCTTCAGCCTTTGCATCAGGCGCAGCTTCGGCCACCGGCTCGGCCGGTTTCGCCTTGGCACGGCTGCGGCGCTTGGGTTTCGGGGCGGGTGCGGCCTCTTCCTCTGCCGCTACGGCGTCTGCCGTCACGGTGCCTTCTGCAGCCTCTGCCTCAGCCTTGGGCTTCTTGGCGCGGCTGCCACGGCTGCGTTTGGCCTTGGGCTTTGGTGCGCCTTCAACCTCGGCTTCTGCAGTGACCTTTGGCTCATCGCCTTCGGCTGCGGCAAGCGCCAGGGGTGCGGGTTCCGCTTCGGGGGCCACTTCAGCTTTGGGCTTGCGCGACCGGCTCCGAGTTTTAGGCTTAGGCTTTTCTTCAGTGGCAGGCGCATCATCGCCATCGGTCTGGGACGCTTGAGCTTCTACCGGCTGGGCCTTGTCGCTGTCGTCCGAGTCTGCGGCGTCCTGCTCCTGAGCACCATTCTGGACCTCTGCACCATTCTGCTGGTCGCCATTGCCATTACGGCCACGGCCACCCCGGCTGCGACGGCGGCGGCGGCGGCGCTTGGACTTGCCCTCGCCCTCTTCACCATTCTCGCCGCTATTCCCATTTCCATTCTCGGATTGGGCAGCCTCCTGCGCGGCGGTTGCCTCTTCCTCTTCGGCCTCTGCGGCGCTCTCGTCCTCGTCAATCTGATCCATCAGCGATGTATCGACCGACACGATATGATCCGACACGGGTGGCACGGTGCGGGTGGCAGTCTTGAACTTCTCGATGTGGAAGTCGGGGCTCACCAGCGTCGGGTCGCCTTCGATCCGCACCGACATGCCATAGCGCATCTCGATGTTGGCGATATGCTCGCGCTTCTGGTTCATCAGGAAGTTGGCGATGCCCACCGGTGCGCGGACCAATACCTCGCGGGAGCGGCGGCGGGTGCCCTCTTCCTCGATCTGGCGGATGATCGACAGCGCGAGGTTGTCGTCCGAACGCACAAGGCCGGTGCCGTGGCAGGCATGGCAAGGCTGGGTCGTCGCCTCGATCATGCCGGGGCGCAGGCGCTGGCGGCTCATCTCCATCAGGCCGAAGCCCGAGATACGGCCCACCTGGATGCGCGCGCGGTCGGTCTTGAGCTTGTCTTTCATCATCTTTTCGACGGCGGCGTTGTTCTTGCGCTCGTCCATGTCGATGAAGTCGATCACGATCAGGCCCGCGAGGTCACGCAGACGCAGCTGACGTGCCACTTCGGCGGCGGCCTCGAGGTTGGTCTTGAGCGCGGTCTGCTCGATCGAACCTTCCTTGGTGGCCCGGCCCGAGTTCACGTCGATCGCCACCAGCGCTTCGGTCACGCCGATCACGATGTAGCCGCCCGAGGGCAATTGCACTGTCGGGTTGAACATGCCTGAGAGGTAGCTTTCGACCTGATAGCGGGCGAAGAGCGGCAGGCTCTCGTTATAGAGCTTCACGTTCTTGGCGTGGGACGGCATGATCATCTTCATGAAGTCCTTGGCGATGCGGTAGCCACGCTCGCCCTCGACGTGGATCTCGTCAATCTCGCGGTTGTAGAGGTCGCGGATCGAGCGTTTGATCAGGTCGCCTTCTTCGTAGATTTTCGCGGGCGCGATGGATTTCAGCGTCAGCTCGCGGATCTGCTCCCAAAGGCGCTGCAGGTATTCGTAGTCGCGCTTGATCTCGGCCTTGGTACGTTTGGCACCCGCCGTGCGCACGATCAGGCCGGCCCCTTTCGGCACCTCGATCTCGGTCGCGATTTCCTTCAGTTTCTTGCGGTCCGCCGCATTAGTGATCTTGCGCGAGATGCCGCCGCCACGGGCAGTGTTCGGCATCAGCACGCAGTAGCGGCCCGCGAGGCTGAGGTAAGTGGTCAGCGCCGCACCCTTGTTGCCGCGTTCTTCCTTGACGACCTGAACCAACAGAATCTGGCGGACCTTGATTACTTCTTGAATTTTGTACCGACGCGGGCGCGGTTTGCGGATTGGGCGAATGTCTTCGCTGTCATCTTCGTCCGCAACAGATTCTATGGAATCGTCTTTGGCTGTGGCGTCGTGACCGGCGTCGTCGTCACCATTTGCATCATCGGACGCGGTCGCTGCATCCTGCGCATCGGCACTTGCATCCGTCGCGTCATTGTCGTTCTCGGGCTCTTCCACCGGGGTCTCAGCGACCCGCTCCATGGGCGAGCTGCCCTCTTCGCTGTCCAGATCGACGGTTTCCATACCGGCGATTTGATCGCTGTTCTCTTCGGCGACCTCAGTGGTAGCGACGGCATCATCGCTTTTGGTGTCAACCGCTTGGCTTTTTGACCGACTGCGCGACCGCGAACGGGTGCGCTTGGGTTTCTCGTCCTCGTCGTCCTTGGCGGCCTGCGCTTCAGCATAGGCGCGCTCTTCTTCCAGCAGCGCCTGACGGTCGGCCACGGGAATCTGGTAATAATCGGGGTGAATTTCCGAAAAAGCGAGGAAGCCATGACGGTTGCCGCCATAGTCCACAAAGGCCGCCTGAAGCGACGGCTCGACGCGCGTAACCTTGGCTAGATAGATATTGCCGGCAAGCTGGCGTTTGTTTTCTGATTCAAAATCGAATTCTTCGACCTTGTTTCCATCCACGACCACGACGCGAGTTTCCTCGGCGTGGGTGGCATCGATAAGCATTTTCTTAGACATAGATCCATTATGCACAGCACCCGCGCGCAAAAAGCCCCTGGTGGGGCATCGGGCTGGGAGGTGTGACTTGTCAGGGCGATGGAGGACGCGGCAACAGCGGGACCACGAATGGCCCCGGTCTGTCTGCTCTGAGCATCTGCGCGCGTCATCGCGGTTCTTCTCCGATGCAAGGGCTTGTCGCGCCTCTTACATCCATTAATTTAGCTGTGCTTCGTTTGGGCTAACCCTCGCGAATATCAGCGGTTCTTCGGCCGTTACCGGCCCAATCGGTCTGCCTGCCCCCCGGTGTCGGGGTCGCGCGGCAGCGAAACTGTCAAAAGTCGCCATACGCCGGTTGGGCGTTACAGGACTTATCAGGCTAGTTAAGAGCTTTAGGGGGTGAAACACAATGGTCAATCGAATGAGCAACAGTCAAATGCCGTTTATCTCGGCTCGGTTGACAAGGGTCATGGGCTT is a window of Sulfitobacter sp. W027 DNA encoding:
- a CDS encoding ribonuclease E/G, which encodes MSKKMLIDATHAEETRVVVVDGNKVEEFDFESENKRQLAGNIYLAKVTRVEPSLQAAFVDYGGNRHGFLAFSEIHPDYYQIPVADRQALLEEERAYAEAQAAKDDEDEKPKRTRSRSRSRSKSQAVDTKSDDAVATTEVAEENSDQIAGMETVDLDSEEGSSPMERVAETPVEEPENDNDATDASADAQDAATASDDANGDDDAGHDATAKDDSIESVADEDDSEDIRPIRKPRPRRYKIQEVIKVRQILLVQVVKEERGNKGAALTTYLSLAGRYCVLMPNTARGGGISRKITNAADRKKLKEIATEIEVPKGAGLIVRTAGAKRTKAEIKRDYEYLQRLWEQIRELTLKSIAPAKIYEEGDLIKRSIRDLYNREIDEIHVEGERGYRIAKDFMKMIMPSHAKNVKLYNESLPLFARYQVESYLSGMFNPTVQLPSGGYIVIGVTEALVAIDVNSGRATKEGSIEQTALKTNLEAAAEVARQLRLRDLAGLIVIDFIDMDERKNNAAVEKMMKDKLKTDRARIQVGRISGFGLMEMSRQRLRPGMIEATTQPCHACHGTGLVRSDDNLALSIIRQIEEEGTRRRSREVLVRAPVGIANFLMNQKREHIANIEMRYGMSVRIEGDPTLVSPDFHIEKFKTATRTVPPVSDHIVSVDTSLMDQIDEDESAAEAEEEEATAAQEAAQSENGNGNSGENGEEGEGKSKRRRRRRRSRGGRGRNGNGDQQNGAEVQNGAQEQDAADSDDSDKAQPVEAQASQTDGDDAPATEEKPKPKTRSRSRKPKAEVAPEAEPAPLALAAAEGDEPKVTAEAEVEGAPKPKAKRSRGSRAKKPKAEAEAAEGTVTADAVAAEEEAAPAPKPKRRSRAKAKPAEPVAEAAPDAKAEALPSDAPIAAPSPETATPVAEEPQPAPQPEPVPQTVAAEAPAAEATPEPAAEQVQEQPVEKPKPKRRGWWSLGS
- a CDS encoding cytochrome c biogenesis CcdA family protein; this translates as MFEISLLDAGLLPAMTIALIAGIFSFLSPCVLPIVPPYLAYMGGVSINDMSSQSSARRRAVVAALFFVLGLSTVFILLGFTASAFGMFFLQNQALFAKISGVVIIVFGLHFVGLFRIPFLDQEARLDAGDKGGSSFGAYVLGLAFAFGWTPCIGPQLGAILSLAASEASVSRGTLLLGVYAAGLGIPFLLAAMFITRAMTLMNRIKPHMKLIERIMGGLLVLVGLALLTGAFTTFSFWLLETFPILATVG
- a CDS encoding sulfurtransferase TusA family protein gives rise to the protein MKIEKLDATGLLCPLPVLKARKRLAALAPGDQLHMHADDPAAVIDVPHFCVEAGHELTETRTEGAVELYVITKGG